The following is a genomic window from Devosia neptuniae.
TGGCTTGGTGCCCTGATGGCCGTCGGCGAGGACCGCAGTGCCAATTGGGCGGCGGCCGATGTCGAGCGGCGCATGGATTTCGCCCTACGCTGCGCCTGGGCGCATGGCACGGCCGCCGTGCGGACGCATCTTGATACGGCGCCGCCGCAGCATGAGATTTCCTGGGACGTGTTCGAGGCCGTACGCGAGCGTTGGGTGGGTCGGATCGAGCTTCAGGCGGCAGGTCTTATGGGGCCCGACACCATTCTTGACCCGGCGGCGCTTCGCGCCGTCGCCACACGCACCAAGGCGGCCAAGGGGCTGCTGGGCGGCTCCACGGGTGTTCACCCGGACAATCCCGCCATTATGCGCGCGCTGCTCCAAGTCGCTGGCGATTTCGGCCTCGATGTGGACCTACATATTGACGAAACCGGAGACCCGGCGGCTGACGCTTTGCAGAGCCTGGCCGATGCGGTGATCGAGACCGGTTTTACCGGCAAGGTGACGGCCGGGCATTGCTGCGCCATCGCCATTCAGCCCGAAGCGACGGCCATGGCAACCATCGAGCGCGTCGCGCAAGCCGGCATTGCTGTGGTCTCGCTGCCGATCTGCAACATGTATCTGCAGGATCGCCGCAATGTGGGCGGGGTGCGAACGCCGCGGTGGCGGGGTGTTACCCTGCTCAACGAACTCAAGGCGGCCGGGGTGCCGGTTGCCATCGCGTCGGACAATACCCGCGACCCGTTCTATGCCTATGGCGATCTCGACGGCTTTGAAGTCCTGCGCGAAGGCGCGCGGATTTTGCACTTCGACCATCCGCAGGCCGATGCCTTTACCTGGGCGCGCTCGGTCAGCGCCGAGCCGGCGGCCATTGGCGGCTTCAACTATTCCGGCACGATTAGCGCCAGGCTTCCTGCCGAGCTGGTGCTGTTCCGCGCCCGCACCTGGACCGAGCTGATGTCCCGGCCACAAACCGACCGCGTCGTGTTGCGCAATGGCGCTGTTATCGACACCACCCTGCCCGACTACCGTGAACTCGACGACCTGATGGGACGACACGCATGAGCATTTCAGATTTCCGCGCTGACCTTGGCGACATTCCAGTCGAGGATCATCCCCGCATCGTCCAGCAACGCAGCCGCGATCACTATTGGTATTCCCCGATACTGAAAGCCAAGCTCGATCATGTGACCGCGGAAATCGTGGTGTCGCCGCGCTCCAATGCGGAGGTGAAAACCGTCCTCGCCGCCGCGTTCCGCCATGGCGTCGCCATCACCCCGCGCGGGGCCGGTACCGGCAATTACGGCCAGGCCATGCCGCTTTCGGGCGGCGCCATGCTCAATCTGATGAATATGGACAAGGTCCTGGAGATCAAGCCCGACCGTGTGCGTGCCCAGGCCGGTGCGGTGCTCGAACAGATGGACCACCAGACGCGGGAATCCGTAAACGGCGAGTTACGCTTTCATCCCTCGACCTATCGCATGGCCAGCATTGGCGGCTTTATCGCCGGCGGTTCGGGCGGCGTCGGCTCGATCCGCTGGGGTGGTCTGCGCAATATCGGCAGCATTCTGGGGGTGAAGGTCATCACCTGCGAAGAGAAC
Proteins encoded in this region:
- a CDS encoding cytosine deaminase, whose translation is MTITIPSTGRYVLANANVPAAVMGEPASGALVLVDIEIADGKVTSIGAAGSGLLGPDRIDLDHGIVLPAFVDLHTHLDKGHIWPRKENPDGTWLGALMAVGEDRSANWAAADVERRMDFALRCAWAHGTAAVRTHLDTAPPQHEISWDVFEAVRERWVGRIELQAAGLMGPDTILDPAALRAVATRTKAAKGLLGGSTGVHPDNPAIMRALLQVAGDFGLDVDLHIDETGDPAADALQSLADAVIETGFTGKVTAGHCCAIAIQPEATAMATIERVAQAGIAVVSLPICNMYLQDRRNVGGVRTPRWRGVTLLNELKAAGVPVAIASDNTRDPFYAYGDLDGFEVLREGARILHFDHPQADAFTWARSVSAEPAAIGGFNYSGTISARLPAELVLFRARTWTELMSRPQTDRVVLRNGAVIDTTLPDYRELDDLMGRHA